The Mercenaria mercenaria strain notata chromosome 8, MADL_Memer_1, whole genome shotgun sequence genome has a segment encoding these proteins:
- the LOC123566673 gene encoding putative amine oxidase [copper-containing]: MSESETTSQYNRTFSRCRIAIIVLCVIIVALLIAFAVVISLLHERLFSALGDRSCPSRDHNINLDPPDILPPFHDLTKDEIMSIKQFLYGQPDLNLAHANDIRCNRSFIYTMELNVPEKEETLKFLDREELRPVREAKVIIYRGDKSDPFVQEFIVGPLPYPKEKRSETQGPFLFRPLSTPEYFGAIDIMRTEIQNKMSHIVEESYGGKVGNCSEKCLEFQMITPISPVSHGEPKARKIWFWLAPVVEYWSLHPIDFSILMDLTSNKVEEFTIDKIYYGNQMFNTVDELLRAYESGSVTKTQIPFPSISKELYSSMHRRGTLFPEEPLLPPTEFEPSGKRYSINGRHIKYMGWDFDVRMSTISGPQIFDIRFNNKRIVYELSLQEIAVFYSANSPAQRVADYVDGVALIGSRVRSLVSGADCPYHSTFLSTDLVLDYSEEPVHFDRSFCVFEHNSGVPLRRHLSFQGYRVFYEGMMDIVLTVRTIAAIANYDYIVDFIFHQNGALEVKMISTGYILTSFRHPPEDSYGFRLRDHMIGNIHHHMFHFKVDLDIYGQKNQFETIEITPEQVDNTKWSAQTTTRYHQTRIVRHQIKSEKEAAMKYNFDKPKYLTFYNNLALSPTGVPRAYRLLTRGISKQMLKQGTGQEPSVSWSRYQVAVTKYKEEEKRSSSMYAIWDAKDPVVNFQSFIDDDENIADEDQVTWVTLGIHHIPHTEDIPVTPTVGLDLGFFLLPYNYFDEDPAMGSGDAIRIEPKDQVDLNKGLKIETYGKSENLQCFPRQSTFISHLKEKPESIFG; encoded by the exons ATGTCCGAATCGGAAACGACTTCACAGTACAACCGTACATTCAGCAGATGCCGAATAGCAATCATCGTGCTATGTGTGATAATCGTTGCCTTGCTTATAGCATTTGCAGTTGTGATTTCTCTTCTTCATGAAAGATTATTCTCCGCACTTGGCGACAGAAGTTGTCCATCACGTGACCATAATATCAATCTTGATCCCCCGGATATTCTGCCGCCGTTTCACGATCTTACAAAAGACGAAATCATGTCTATCAAGCAGTTTTTATACGGACAACCAGATTTAAATCTAGCTCATGCAAATGACATTCGCTGCAACAGAAGCTTCATCTACACAATGGAACTAAATGTTCcagaaaaagaagaaacattaaaatttctcGATAGAGAAGAATTAAGACCAGTTAGAGAAGCTAAAGTAATAATATACAGAGGCGATAAATCCGATCCATTTGTACAAGAATTCATTGTAGGCCCACTACCATATCCTAAAGAGAAGAGATCAGAGACACAAGGACCATTTCTTTTTCGTCCTTTATCAACACCAGAATACTTCGGGGCAATTGACATAATGCGAACTGAGATACAGAACAAAATGAGTCACATCGTAGAAGAAAGTTATGGAGGAAAAGTTGGAAATTGTTCTGagaaatgtttagaatttcaaaTGATTACACCAATTTCTCCAGTGTCACATGGTGAGCCAAAAGCAAGGAAAATATGGTTCTGGCTTGCACCAGTTGTTGAATACTGGAGCCTTCATCCCATAGACTTTTCCATTCTCATGGACCTTACGAGTAACAAGGTTGAGGAGTTCACAATTGATAAGATATACTATGGAAATCAAATGTTTAATACTGTGGATGAGCTTTTAAGAGCATATGAGTCCGGCTCTGTTACAAAAACCCAAATACCATTTCCCTCTATAAGTAAGGAATTGTATTCTTCAATGCATAGAAGAGGAACTTTATTTCCAGAGGAGCCGTTACTTCCGCCGACAGAATTTGAACCAAGTGGAAAAAGATATTCAATAAACGGCCGCCATATTAAATACATGGGTTGGGACTTTGATGTCAGAATGTCCACCATATCCGGCCCACAAATATTTGACATAAGATTTAATAATAAGAGAATTGTTTATGAATTGAGCTTGCAGGAAATTGCTGTATTTTACTCTGCAAATAGTCCTGCTCAGCGTGTTGCAGACTATGTAGATGGCGTAGCTTTGATTGGCTCAAGGGTAAGGTCACTTGTTTCCGGTGCGGACTGTCCCTATCACTCAACGTTTCTGAGTACAGACCTAGTTCTTGATTACAGTGAAGAACCAGTCCATTTTGATCGTTCATTCTGTGTTTTCGAGCATAATTCAGGTGTTCCACTGCGAAGACACCTGTCTTTTCAAGGATATAGGGTATTTTATGAGGGCATGATGGATATTGTTCTAACTGTGAGAACAATAGCAGCAATAGCTAATTACGATTACATTGTTGATTTCATCTTTCACCAGAATGGAGCACTTGAAGTTAAAATGATTTCAACAGGTTACATCTTGACCTCATTTAGGCATCCGCCGGAAGACAGTTACGGTTTCCGGTTGCGCGATCACATGATTGGGAATATTCATCACCATATGTTTCATTTCAAGGTTGACCTGGATATTTATGGACAGAAGAATCAGTTTGAAACTATAGAAATAACCCCAGAACAAGTCGATAATACTAAGTGGTCAGCACAAACTACGACAAGATACCACCAGACAAGAATTGTTCGACaccaaataaaatctgaaaaagagGCAGCTATGAAGTATAACTTTGACAAGCCAAAGTATCTGACTTTCTACAACAATTTGGCATTATCGCCTACCGGTGTACCAAGAGCATATAGACTACTCACAAGAGGAATTTCTAAACAG ATGCTCAAACAAGGCACAGGACAAGAACCATCTGTATCCTGGTCACGGTACCAAGTTGCTGTAACCAAATACAAGGAAGAGGAAAAACGTAGCAGCTCCATGTATGCTATCTGGGACGCCAAGGACCCTGTTGTCAATTTTCAGAGTTTTATTGACGACGATGAAAACATAGCCGACGAG gatCAAGTGACATGGGTAACTTTGGGCATACATCATATTCCACACACGGAGGATATTCCAGTGACCCCAACAGTTGGCCTTGACCTTGGATTTTTTCTTTTACCTTACAATTATTTCGATGAAGACCCCGCTATGGGATCTGGTGACGCTATCAGGATAGAGCCCAAAGATCAAGTTGACTTGAATAAAGGGTTGAAAATAGAAACTTACGGAAAGTCTGAAAACTTGCAGTGTTTTCCCAGACAGTCGACATTTATAAGTCATTTAAAGGAGAAACCTGAAAGCATTTTTGGATAG